Genomic DNA from Rana temporaria chromosome 1, aRanTem1.1, whole genome shotgun sequence:
AAAGATTTCAAGCCACAAAGGACTTCTGTCTGGTGGTTTGCCTTAAAGGGGTCTTTTGTACaataaaaacttgtaaaaaaaataagtccaGCTATAAATTGTATCATTCTAAAATAATTTTATCTTTTTAGATCCACAAAAGATACAAACTAACTGTTCAATTCCTTTACTTCCTTTTATTTAGTCTGAAAAACATGGCAccatcttatttatttatttggtcatGACCACACtttcaaaaatatgaaaaattggtGCCTAGCAATACCCTGTGTATAGAAGTAACGTTACTTTTCTGCTGTTTGTCATTTTATCGTTTAACCttgttttgaaaaatgttatttacCTAGATACTAGATATCTTTTCGGTATTATATTTCTATTGAGCCCATTATTTGGTTATACAATGCTGTTACTGTTCCTGAGATGTCATTACCTTTTGTCATACAGTATATCATACTCTGCTACTATGACATAGATAGTTAAGCCTGGTAAcatttactatgttttttatgtgtattGTTGGCTACTTTATCGCActtaaaagcggaggtccacccgaaattctttttttaaaaagacatcagccacaaatactgcagctgctgacttttaagaaatggacacttacctgtctagcgcgcccgcgatgtcggcagccgaggccgagcaattgctcgtctctcggctgcccccgccaccatcctcggtgagggaatcaggaagtgaagcgttgtggctttactgccggttccctactgcgcatgcgcaagcggcgcggcccgtcctcactggtccccgctgtctcctgggaccagtgtgttttcccagaagacagggaggggggggctggaggggcgtgactcccgcgggagtctattcccagaagtgggtggaaatacctgtattatacaggtatctgcaccccctccccctgaaacgtgccaaatgtgacaccggaggcgggagggttccgaaaagcggaggttcactttttgtttgGACCTCCACttcatatttttgtattaaaaccttattgttaaaaaaaaaaagaaaacattgtcTTGTTAGCCTGTATGCAGGGGATGATGGgagtataatagaaaaaaaaatattacaaagacTATTTTCAGCCATTAGGGAGTGGAAAATATGAGTTTAAGATTTAGATATCAGCTCTTATAAGAATATTACACACATGAAAGAAACATTTGTGCAAACTGTGCAGCTGTACAGTGACCTTCTGGGCCCATTTGTACTAGATGTGAAACAGACAGGTGCTGGTACCTCTTCTATTGGCATGTAAAACTAGAAATGGCTAATTTCTATCTGTCAATCAATATAAATCATAAGTAAATCATACGTAAAGGGTTAAACTACCCTTATGTCAGAGGCACGAAAGCTCCAATGTGGCGTTCTATTTCTCCaagacatgcctgatgaaggggtcctgcatgacactgaaacgttgcactctccttgtgttgtgatcatgcaataaatattCAGTTTGGATGCCACTTTTTGTTGATCCGTGGTGTACTGGCAAATATATACTctataggggttatttactaaaggcaaatccaagtgaactttcagtgcaatttcaagagcactttgcatttgtagtttgcatttgtagtgcaaaatggatctgcctttcgtaaataacccccaatgtctccaAGAGACACACTTCTGTTGGAAAAAAGTCCCTACATTATTCCTCAAAAAAATTCTGCACATCTTTTGCACAAATGCAAAGGACGTACTCATAGCAATCAAAGATACTGTGGCCTTCAAACTGATTGACCACACAACTGACGAGCAAGGACGATACATAATTGTAGCCTGCAAACTCCACAACGTAAAATATACCACATTTAACATTTATGCTCCTAACACCAGACAACTTCCGTTCCTCCGAAAGCAatgtagaaatataaaaaaacacatacaaggACGTACATTTATTTGCAGGGACTTCAACATTGTTCCAGATGCCTCCATTAACATCAAAGGCCCCTCGCTGAAAAAAGCGACGCGCATCTGCTTTATCATCTTTTCTACATCAAAACAACCTGTTTGATATCTGTAGATATCAACACTCTCTAGAaagagattacatttttttttcaaaaccctACTGCACATATTCCGTAATAGACATGTTCATAGGAGACAAATAGCTCCTACAAAGGGTCTAGCCTCAGAAATACACAACATCGTGTGATCTGACCATGCACCCATTCCCATAACACATGGAGAGAAAGTCAACAACCCATTCTTCTCAAATTGGCGCAATGATCTTTGGTTGATACCTCCAACATCAGCGAATATCTAAGGGACTTCTTCTAAATGAATGCTTCCTTGGACATTGATCCATTCCTACTATGGTGCGCACACAAGGCCTACATTTGAGGCATCCTAATTAAACTTAGTTCCAAGGACAAACGCCAAAGGACACAGCAGCTGACTGAATTGTTAGACACAATCAAAACATTACAATTAACAAACAAAGCCTACTCCACACCACACACTAGTGACAAAAAATTCCAAGCTAGAAATTTCCTTAGGAGCCTCCTGTCAACACAACACACCAAATTACTACAAAATGTACGGGCTAACTTCTAAGCATCATGCAACAAAGCAGGCAAGTTACTTGCAGCGTAAGTTAAGCAACGTAGAACAAGACAAATTATCCCATATATTCATTACCTTTCACATGGTGATAAAACGTACCACCCTAAAGACATTACAAACAATTTCCAAGCTTATTATAGTGCATTATGCAATCTCAAAGATGATCCCGCAGTGACTCAACCCACAGATTCGGGCATTCCAAACTTTCTAACTTTCTTTTAGAGTCCCTACACTTACCTTAACACCATCTAGAAAATCTCAATGCTCCCTTCAGAAGAATATATGGCTCCCTTAGACGACACATTACCTGTCTTCTAATTTCGATGCAACCCTATTGATGCCTGGGTACATTTCTCATGGTTTTTAATTTTCTCATATTGAATATATGATTGGAAACACACCTTGCCTCGGAGATCCcttccctttcctctctccttttcctttcttttctaaccctattgcctcgtacacatgaccgagaatcttGTTGTAAAAGAAACTTTGTTTTCCTCAACgcggttcttgtcaagcttgaagagattcttgtcaagttttccttgcatacacactgtcgagacaaaatctcgtcgttctcaaacgtggtgacatacaacatgtacgatggcactataaaggggaagatagATTATACTGgccccacccttggggctgcttttgctaatctcatgttaccgcgtgttaagtaaaagtttggtgagagacgattcgcgcttttcagtctgttacagcgtgacgaatgtgctatctccattacgaacgctacttttactgaaggtgtgctcccgtctcatagtttattctgagcatgcgcgggtttctaagcatacacactaacgtgtttctcatcgtaaaccagcctgacgagaaccACAACGAAAAAATTGAGactctcaacgagaaaaaagagagcatgttctctttttttctcgttgagatccacaacagttttctcgacgaaaaacatacacacgaccgcttttctcagcaaaaaagctctgcgagcatttttcttgatggtttttgccgaggaaaacggtcgtgtgtacgaggcttctctCATAATTGTATTTCTTGTTTTTTATGACGTTATCAATCGCTGGAATTTTCTCTTACTTGGAAAATGAGAGCGATAATCCCTTAACACTTCGTTTATTAAGAACTTTAGATATTAACAAATTATAATTATTTTGAGACTCCGTTATTCTACAATAGTCTAAGTTTAGACAAAATTGTTTTCTTAACTCTATAGGAAATGTCTCTCTGAGTTGACAATCTCTTGATTAAAGTACGAGACAACTTTATTTCTAGTCATATTATAATGTTATACTGTACCTTACCATTGTATATACCTGTATCGCTTTTGAACCTGTTCCCTGACTTGTGAAATTTCAATAAAGatgatgacaaaaaataaataacaaatactgccactatatacctttttggatgataTGTATATTAtggttacatgataaactgcacagtttctccagtgctcagagttcaggtaggaggggacttccactacagcctgtatacatgcccacatgtgtgatgtcaatatcatgtaacctggctagctctgagaacaaatACATCTTcgctccagcataaaagacacaactgagtatgtgcaggtcggctaccctgcctgtgtcccccagatagacagtgcaagaggtgcatacaggataaaatatattttttacacaatgtagagcattaaccacttaagttcCATAGTGAGTATTACAatcatgctatgctgcatatacagactgattttacttgtgggtttagtaacaatttatACTTAAATGTTGATAGTTTGATGACTAGGCTGGTTTCCTCCCCAGACGAGTCCATACAATTACCAAGAAATTTTCTGCAACTGTGTTTATGCTCTTTTCTATTTTGAATGTTATTTACTACTCACTAACAAGACTAtgcagtgtcaggcctcgtacacatggccgaggaactcgacgtgccaaacacgtcgagttcctcggcgagttcagccctgaagccgccgaggagctcggcaggccgagttctcccatagaacaacgagaaaatagagaacatgttctctattttctcgacgagttcctcggcggctccatcgggccgaaagtgtacacacgacagagtttctcggcagaatccggctctgaccgagtttctcgctgaattctgccgagaaactctgtcgtgtgtacgaggcctaagtctgaaTGCCATTTTGTTATTGCTACTTTCATGTTCTGTTTCTGGTTTCTTTTGCTTCTCAAGAAActcaataaataatatattacaaTATAAATCGTAAATATACAATGAAGGCACAATCATAAGTCAGTCAATACAAACAATTTCTGTCAATCAAGATATAATTATCTGACCATCAATACAAAGAAAATAAGTGTTTTTACTTGACAATTTATGAGCCCCCAGCCACTGGTAAATAGCTGGGGGCTTAAAATTGGTCCCTTTGTTTGTCTGCCTTTGATTACACAATACTGATGCAGTCTTTAGACAGAAAAACACAGCTAACACCGGTGTCAATAAAGTAGAACTGATGTAGGTCATGTGAACTAAAATTCTAACCCAGGGCTTGGGATCAACACGTTTCCGACAAAAAGCTTACAacgaacatttgttgtctgaatttccgatcgtgtgttcgtGGTATGAGAGTTTAAATCCACTTTAGGAAAACGTTTAGCATAGCATATTTTGATTTGAccctaaatatttaaatatttggaGAATTAAGGTTTCCTCTATGGGCTAACTGCTCTGGACGGCTCTGTACAGAAAAATACTGCTTCATCTATGTGTCATTGGTTTTTACCAGTCTTCCGTTCTGAAAACATCTTGAAAcccatatatatttattcataaatataAACTGTATTAAGAGACTTATGTGGTGTAGGCATAATACTCCTTAGAGGGAAGTCCACTGAACAGATTTTTATGGTGAGGATTTGGATTAAAAATAAGACTCtcatttttatattcattattcaTAGTGACTGGATGTGTTGCTCCTGAAATACCCACACTGATTTCTTTTAGTTTATACAGTACCTAATATCCCGTTTTCCCCCAACAGCCTCAAAaatcagtggggttgatttattaaaactggagagtgcaaaatctggtgcagctcaccatagaaaccaatcagcttccattttttttttgtgtcaaagtTTATTTAAACAAGAtgaagtaagaagctgattgACAAAGAGGACCCATTGTCCCATTGCAGGTTCAGACAGAACACATGGCAGAAGTGATCAACATGGAGCTTTTATAGAACTTAACATGAATATGTTATGGGGTAGATAGTGTAGCATTTTTTTTGTCTTGGTTCTCAAAACAAGCCTCAATAGTAATGCATGATTTTTAGAAAACTTAGGCAGACACTGTCATTTTAACAGCAACAGTGTCCACACATAGCCCTCTCCTCCAAGCATGTATGCTTACCCAGCTTTTTGCCTACCAAATACAGTATTCCCACCTATATcagatccaaagataggcacagggatacgcaggctgaacagcagttccgcctgcgtatcttctttgaggatttggccctcagTTTCAAGTTCCTCTGTtacaatatgtatatatgtataaatggAAATGGCATTTCAAAGGTGAATTTTTTGATAATATTTAAACAAgaaatcaaatttttttaaatttttcttaccgTTCTGTTATAGTTTCCCTTAGTCCACTGGTAACCCCTTTGACAACAGTACTAGCTTTTGGTGTTAATACCACCTGAGAAATAAAAAAGGTGCCTTTCCTCCTCCGTTCAGTAATAGACGACTGTAGAAACTGAATTAGCTTTTCTGTGTCCGTGGTATTAGCCCATGGGGCTGGCATCATCTGCCCAGGCCAGAGAAATGGAACTTCAAGTGCCACTGGACTGTGGTAGAACACCAAAATTTGGTAGTTCCGTTCCCAAAGATAATGAAGACTTACTTCCTGGGCAAAAATAGCCGGGCATGTTTTGTTCCCAAATATGTCCTTTAGCATCTGGACTAGATTTTCATGATGGTACTTTTGCATCCCATAAAAATGGTTAAAGTCCAAAAATACCACTTCCTTCGGGTGAGTGTTCAAAAAAGCATTGATTTGTTCAAGGCCTTCGTTAACTTTGGCACTAAATAATCCATGAGCGAAATATAACTCATTATCAGGGTCTCTAGGTTTTGTTGAAATCCGAAAGTCAAAATATCTTATTCCAGCTTCCATTTGGCTGTTAAAGTTCATTGTTTGGGTGGCTAACCACTTTCTCATGAGCTTTTTGGCAACTGTTCCAAACACAGACACAAAGTTCTGGACAGAGTCTGGCTGTTCTGGTCCAACTGGTGATGCCTCATCAATGTAGAAGCTGaaggagtcatgtgatcctgaaataaaaagaaaatctgtAATTCATGGTCAAAAGCAAAGAGTAAAAAGATACCTTGAATATTTGCACATGGCAACCATAAACCTTACACTTAAATTTAAAAGATTGTGTTCAAATTTGAAAGCTACTACTTgactgtttgctatggacaaCAGCCATACTTCTcgctttgcctttttttttatcagccccaGAGAGCATTTATTTTTGCAGTTCTCACTCTGCTCTTTCACACTGACCCTCACTTCCCCCTTGATACACTGAACTGCCATATGTTCACAAGACTCATGTAAGGGGACCAATAGCTTTAGCATGTGCAGGCCTGCCCTCTAAAATTCTGTTGCACACTTCTTCACAATTAGCACCACAGGAAGACTTTATACTCTAGTTGCTGGTTGGTAAATTAACAATTTCAAAAGTGACAACTGAAGCAGCCCATGGGCCAACTCAAGACCAACTTTTGCCTAGAACGTCAACTGTACTAAAATTATAGAAATGTTACTGGCAAGCCAACTATGAAATAGATGGTAAGAACTTTGTACTGAGAGAAAACCAAGGAGCCGCCAAGCTCATGATCTGTGACAAGTGTGCTATGTATGGGGTCAGACCTCTTTACATGGTAAGTGATAAGAAAGTACTGAAGCCGCTTATTCTAATACTATTATTATTCTGAGAAATACAGCAAATATTCTAAGAAATTATATTCTAGGAATATAATATTCTAAGAAATTAATAGTCTAAGAAATTCTAACTGTAGCCTTGAATTTGGCTTGGTACAAGTTTATTTTAAGTACTAGTTTTGTGCCAAACCATCATATGGTGAAATAATTCATAAGCAGGCGCTACCTGGAACAGGCAGTGGAGTATATAAcattgccatcttgctacacctcacactcgtccacagtaaggatacagtgagaaggcggcaagcggacatcttgttacaccctccGTTGTCCTGCATTTTACACGTATTTTTAACAGTTAAATAAGCATATATAGTAAAATTCTGTATTTTTAAATCCTTCAGGCTGTTTTGATGTTAATTTTTAAAAGCACCGCTGTTCTGACAGATCAGCAAACCTCTGAGATCAGcaggctgcttttaaaattcaacatctaaacagccAGATGcctttttaaatactgtatttcactatataagctttgtttactgttaaaaataagtgtgaaatgcaaaactccagtGTAACAAGATGTCGGCTTGCCGCCTTCTTACTGCATCCTTGCAGTGGACGAgtgggggtgtagcaagatgagggcgacggaacgtcacttctgttacaaattctgatgggtcgcctaatctgacaaaACACCTGTATCTCTAATTTACAAACCATTTTGACAGGATATTATTTTGCTCAAGACATAATGTAATCATGGATAGGCCCAAATGCCCAAAATTAGATGGACACTTAGTGGTCAATGGAATCTAATATGGGGCATTTGTGCCTATTCATGATTAAATTATGTATTTTGGAGCAAAATAATACCCAACTGGGACCTTAGATGTAGATTATGATTATTGTCCTGTACTGTAATTAAATATTTTAGGTAGTTTTAAGTTCATTTAATATTTTGAATGGCATTTATGTGCACAGGTCATATCCTGTTTGCCACATGATTTGCATAAATCCATCTGTATGTATGTAAGGGGGGAGTCAATATGGTGGAGAGGAAATATATATTGAGTTAGCACAGCATGATCTTCAGCTTCTGATGACCTCACGCTTGATGATGAAATGCATAAGGCTGGAACGCACATGCTATGTCAGGTGGAACGCATGCTGACTCCGGTGTGGGTCTTGCAATTTCCACAGCCTCCACTGCATAGTGCGGTTGTTCGCACAGGAGGTTTGAAGACGACCCTTTACCATTCTATCTGTTACACTCTTGTAGTCCATTGAGGCTTTTAATAAACTACCTCTACAATTTTATACTACGAGGAGTTTGTCCTCTCTTCTTTCATTTAATACCAGGATTTGCTGAATGACCCAAGGAGGTTAGGGAGACCCCAAAAGCCCTTTGTGATCTTTCCTGTCATAAGGCAGGTGGATCTGCAACTTCTGGTAAGTGTGCATCTGCACTTTATCACTTATCACATGATCCATGTAGGAGGAAGCCTTTTCATTGGATGACTTAAAGAACACTATCATTTATTCACTTTATGCACATCtttgtttgtgttttcttttggCACTGATTTGCTTTTACACACATGTGTTGAGCGAGGGGTCTGTTTGTTAAaatagccagcccccccccccccccccggctcaatTGCAACATTGTTTGCACATTATATGTTTTGCATTGGGTTATGATGTACACATTGTCACAATATTAATTTTGTTATTTTGATGTCGGTAAGCACTATTTGCTCTTTGTGCACAATTTTTTAGCATTCACTTGGTTGAAGTACCAGCTATCTATTTATTGATCTGATTTGCATAATTAGTTTATTGGCGCGGGTGTATTGTTTAACACATTTAACCTATCCTGACTCTACTGATTTTGTCTGTTTCCCTAGTGGAGATATTTAAAGTGTGAAATTGccacaacagggacacagacagcaatataaacttAAAAGAGGCTCCAACCCTTTATTACTGTATCCTAAACCAgataaaaagttttggctgtagttggcattttattacatttttgctgtATATGTTTTGCTAGGAAAATGTAACTaacttagtatttttttttttatgtatctgtATTTTTTACCGATGTTCACAAGGCTTAGTTGCCTTTGTATTAAGGTTGCCAAATGAAAAACCTTTGAACATTTATTCTGAATTTAATATAAGAAAACAAGCACCTACTGAACCCATCTAAAGTGCTTATACATTTATGAAACTCCAGGATAGATAAAACTTTCAGTCTTTAAAAGCTGAATGTGAAAATGATTCTTAAACAGTGAATTTTACCATAAGTGGTTTTATTTCTGTGTTCATCGCTGCGGTATAGCCCGCAGGAGTTTCGATCAGTAATTGCCGGGCATCAGTTATCTTGCTGGTGACTAATGATCTGTCAGGGCATGAAGACAAAGTGGGTATGTTGCATATCCCACCTCGGTAATCAGCACAGGCTGACAATGACATTCCAGATTCACCTGCCATAATAGATACAGAAGACATACTATGCTTTAGAGACAGGCAGCCCACTGTGACTGAAACTGAGTACACAAACACAACTCCAAAAAGTgacttagaaaaaaatatatttttatttttattctatctTTCTGTGTAATTTTTCAACCTTTTGTAACAgagaaacccttgaaataatttttagGTCTTTGGGAAATCCTGCATAAATTAATTAATTGGGGATCAGTGGAaaagtgccccttacattggtggccagtgggaagaatgcccccttacagacagctaaaatatCGAAATCTTTGATCTCATTCAGAAGGCTCTGCCAAGCTGCATTGGTCCCAGAAATATGCAGACACATTTAAATAGCAACCACTCAAGTAATCCTAGGGTTCCACTGAACCCAGGTTATGAATGACTGCTTTGAAGGATTCCTATGGTTCAACAGAGccctggttgagaatgactgATATAGACTTTGCAATACATGTTTTTAAAGCTATAGCATTTATTCTCTGTCTAAACAACGTAAGAACCCTACCAACCCTCATGGGTAAAAAACGCAGAGCTCAATTCTGAATTCCTTCTTATGGTCCCTAGTTT
This window encodes:
- the PLCXD3 gene encoding PI-PLC X domain-containing protein 3; the protein is MAASQGKSDVQFADWMATLPQRIHKVPLTSLAIPGSHDSFSFYIDEASPVGPEQPDSVQNFVSVFGTVAKKLMRKWLATQTMNFNSQMEAGIRYFDFRISTKPRDPDNELYFAHGLFSAKVNEGLEQINAFLNTHPKEVVFLDFNHFYGMQKYHHENLVQMLKDIFGNKTCPAIFAQEVSLHYLWERNYQILVFYHSPVALEVPFLWPGQMMPAPWANTTDTEKLIQFLQSSITERRRKGTFFISQVVLTPKASTVVKGVTSGLRETITERALPSMMQWVRTQKPGESGINIITADFVELGDFISTVIKLNYLLDEEDSTT